From Humisphaera borealis, the proteins below share one genomic window:
- a CDS encoding PSD1 and planctomycete cytochrome C domain-containing protein: MVATFAARRSTAADAPLAQADAEQLFLAKVWPTMKAKCLACHGDDEKKIKGELDLRTRDAALKGGESGKPSIVAGSPEKSPFYVAVTRHDPDLLMPPKDNDKLSAEQVEHVRLWIAAGAPWPDPEKVQPVASRWNEADGIAVATSGGLSADWTNRKYKPEDLWAYKPIARPAVPAVKSASPAGLNGIDAFILQKLQSKGIAGLAGPADRLTLIRRATFDLTGLPPAAAEVEAFVNDTAPDAFARLVERLLASPQYGEQQARHWLDVVRYADSAGFSNDFERPNAWRYRDYVVRSMNADKPFDRFVLEQIAGDELDPQDPEMQIAVGYLRMGPWEHTGMTVAAVTRQQFLDDVTHSVGVTFLGQGLRCASCHDHKFDPVPTKDYYRIQAVFGSTQFAERDVPFLPVENVSGFEAQRKVVEQRLAQLNVGKAELKRRADEGLAAFLKEKGVAKVEDLPQDQRPKKDYLGSTAGISNLDLSLRKIYQKSDAYLERELLRFDPLAFSVYSGPANNYTSVKARNPIPGKQQMAKAAVQKVHILTGGSVESPAAEVTPGVLSVVDGSNDTVQPSEWNTIPTTAEGRRLRFARWVASPKNTLTARVIVNRIWQQHFGHGLVPTPNNFGKMGGKPTHPELLDHLATWFMDNGWSIKKLHRYIMASATYQQSPTPPRVAGVDVQAIDPKNQLLAYFPPRRLSAEEIRDSILAVSGELNPEAGGPGVFPEINWEVAMQPRHIMGSVAPAYIPSATPKERNRRTIYAFRYRTLPDPMLEVFNRPGSEMSCEKRDETTVTPQVFALFNSQFTASRSLAMAANVSKTGDAIEAQMDVAFRRVFGRAPTADERAACLSHYQKMLDHHRKTAPVAAKLPSHVERHMVEELTGEPVVWQEDLGVLKSYQQDLQPTQVSAEVRALAEVCLVLLNSNEFLYVR, encoded by the coding sequence ATGGTTGCGACGTTTGCGGCACGCCGGTCGACCGCCGCCGACGCGCCGCTGGCGCAGGCCGATGCCGAGCAACTGTTTCTGGCAAAGGTCTGGCCGACGATGAAGGCCAAGTGCCTGGCCTGCCACGGGGACGACGAGAAGAAGATCAAGGGGGAACTGGACCTGCGAACGCGCGACGCGGCGCTGAAAGGCGGCGAGAGTGGCAAGCCGTCGATTGTGGCCGGGTCGCCGGAGAAGAGCCCGTTTTACGTCGCCGTCACCCGGCACGACCCCGACCTGCTCATGCCGCCGAAGGACAATGACAAGCTGTCGGCGGAGCAGGTGGAGCATGTTCGGCTGTGGATCGCCGCCGGCGCGCCATGGCCCGACCCGGAGAAGGTTCAACCCGTTGCGAGCCGGTGGAACGAGGCCGATGGAATCGCCGTCGCCACCAGCGGCGGGCTGTCGGCAGACTGGACGAATCGCAAGTACAAGCCGGAGGACCTATGGGCGTATAAGCCGATCGCCCGGCCGGCGGTACCGGCGGTGAAGTCGGCATCGCCGGCAGGGCTGAACGGGATTGACGCGTTTATCCTTCAGAAGCTGCAGAGCAAGGGCATCGCCGGCTTGGCCGGGCCGGCGGATCGGCTGACGCTCATCCGCCGGGCGACGTTCGACCTGACCGGCCTGCCCCCCGCCGCCGCGGAGGTCGAGGCGTTCGTGAATGACACCGCGCCCGATGCCTTCGCCCGGCTGGTGGAGCGGTTGCTCGCCAGCCCGCAGTACGGCGAGCAGCAAGCCCGCCACTGGTTGGATGTCGTCCGTTACGCGGATTCAGCGGGTTTCTCGAACGACTTCGAACGGCCGAATGCCTGGCGGTACCGCGATTACGTCGTCCGGAGCATGAACGCCGACAAACCGTTTGACCGCTTTGTGCTGGAACAGATCGCCGGGGATGAGCTCGATCCGCAGGATCCGGAGATGCAGATTGCGGTCGGTTACCTGCGGATGGGGCCGTGGGAGCACACCGGTATGACGGTGGCCGCCGTGACGCGGCAGCAGTTCCTGGACGATGTCACGCACAGCGTAGGCGTGACGTTTCTGGGCCAGGGGCTGCGGTGCGCTTCGTGCCACGATCACAAGTTCGATCCGGTGCCGACGAAGGACTATTACCGCATCCAGGCGGTGTTCGGATCGACCCAATTTGCCGAGCGCGATGTGCCGTTTCTGCCTGTTGAGAACGTGTCGGGATTCGAGGCGCAGCGGAAGGTCGTCGAACAGCGACTGGCGCAACTGAATGTCGGCAAGGCGGAACTGAAGCGTCGCGCCGATGAGGGACTGGCCGCGTTTCTGAAGGAAAAGGGCGTGGCGAAGGTGGAAGACCTGCCGCAAGACCAGCGGCCCAAGAAAGACTATCTCGGCTCGACGGCGGGCATCAGCAACCTCGATCTGTCGCTCCGCAAGATCTACCAGAAGTCCGACGCCTACCTGGAACGCGAGCTGCTGCGGTTCGATCCGCTGGCGTTCAGCGTCTATTCCGGGCCGGCCAACAACTACACCTCGGTCAAGGCGCGCAACCCCATCCCCGGCAAGCAGCAGATGGCCAAGGCGGCGGTGCAGAAGGTCCACATTCTGACCGGCGGATCGGTCGAGTCGCCGGCGGCCGAGGTGACGCCGGGTGTGCTGTCGGTGGTCGATGGGAGCAACGACACGGTCCAGCCGTCGGAATGGAACACGATTCCGACCACCGCCGAGGGCCGCCGATTGCGGTTCGCGCGGTGGGTGGCCAGCCCGAAAAACACGCTGACGGCGCGGGTGATCGTCAACCGGATCTGGCAGCAGCACTTCGGCCATGGGCTGGTGCCGACGCCGAACAACTTCGGCAAGATGGGCGGCAAGCCGACGCACCCGGAGTTGCTCGACCACCTGGCGACGTGGTTCATGGACAACGGTTGGAGCATCAAGAAGCTCCACCGATACATCATGGCATCGGCAACGTATCAGCAATCCCCCACGCCGCCCCGGGTGGCCGGGGTCGATGTCCAGGCGATTGACCCGAAGAACCAGCTGCTGGCGTACTTCCCGCCCCGCCGGCTGAGCGCGGAGGAGATTCGCGATTCGATTTTGGCCGTCAGCGGAGAACTGAACCCCGAGGCCGGCGGGCCGGGCGTCTTCCCGGAGATCAACTGGGAAGTGGCAATGCAGCCGCGGCACATCATGGGATCGGTCGCGCCGGCTTACATCCCGTCGGCGACGCCGAAGGAGCGGAATCGGCGGACGATCTATGCCTTCCGCTACCGCACCCTGCCCGACCCGATGCTGGAAGTTTTCAACCGCCCGGGAAGCGAGATGTCGTGCGAGAAGCGCGACGAGACAACCGTGACGCCGCAGGTGTTTGCACTGTTCAACAGCCAGTTCACGGCGAGCCGGTCGCTGGCGATGGCGGCGAACGTGAGCAAGACCGGCGACGCGATCGAGGCGCAGATGGATGTCGCGTTTCGACGGGTGTTCGGCCGGGCGCCGACGGCCGACGAGCGGGCGGCGTGCCTTAGCCACTACCAGAAGATGCTGGACCACCACCGTAAGACGGCACCTGTCGCCGCCAAACTGCCATCGCACGTCGAGCGGCACATGGTCGAAGAACTGACCGGCGAGCCGGTCGTCTGGCAGGAAGACCTGGGCGTTCTGAAGAGTTATCAGCAGGACCTTCAGCCGACCCAGGTATCGGCCGAGGTGCGGGCGCTGGCGGAAGTGTGCCTGGTACTGCTGAACTCGAACGAGTTTTTGTACGTGCGGTGA
- a CDS encoding phosphatase PAP2 family protein translates to MTHRITRAIAWIGSSSGLVLTVVLAIVGGTWLFVQIADEVLEGDTQSIDERIVRALRVPDTDPLPTTRPDVPIGPRWLQESGRDITGLGGVAVLTLLIAAVAGYLLLVRKYHAMWLVLVATFGALVISTLLKSAFDRPRPGVSHFSYVYTSSFPSGHSMLSASVYLTLGILLTRLVSGRLMKFYFLAVALVITGLVGVSRVYMGVHYPTDVLAGWTAGLVWALLCWVVARYLQQRGKVESPETTGTERADIDETPPA, encoded by the coding sequence ATGACCCATCGAATCACCCGCGCCATCGCCTGGATCGGATCGAGCAGCGGCCTCGTCCTGACCGTCGTCCTCGCGATCGTCGGCGGCACCTGGCTCTTCGTGCAGATCGCCGACGAAGTGTTGGAAGGCGACACGCAATCGATCGACGAACGCATCGTGCGGGCCCTTCGGGTCCCCGATACCGACCCGCTGCCCACCACCCGGCCCGACGTGCCGATCGGCCCGCGCTGGCTCCAGGAAAGCGGCCGCGACATCACCGGCCTCGGCGGCGTCGCCGTGCTGACCCTGCTGATCGCCGCCGTCGCCGGCTATCTGCTGCTCGTTCGGAAGTACCACGCCATGTGGCTCGTGCTGGTGGCGACATTCGGAGCACTGGTCATCAGCACACTGCTCAAAAGCGCGTTCGACCGGCCACGGCCGGGCGTCTCGCATTTTTCGTACGTCTACACGTCCAGCTTTCCCAGCGGCCACTCCATGCTGTCGGCCTCGGTCTACCTGACCCTGGGCATCCTGCTCACCCGACTGGTGTCCGGCCGACTGATGAAGTTCTACTTCCTCGCCGTCGCGCTGGTGATCACGGGCCTGGTCGGCGTCAGCCGGGTGTACATGGGGGTCCATTACCCGACCGACGTCCTGGCCGGCTGGACGGCCGGGCTGGTCTGGGCACTGCTCTGCTGGGTGGTCGCCAGGTATTTGCAGCAACGCGGCAAGGTCGAGTCGCCGGAAACAACCGGTACCGAGCGAGCCGACATCGACGAGACGCCGCCAGCATGA
- a CDS encoding calcium-binding protein, producing the protein MLLESLESRRLMSVSLSAAGVLTVTGKNDPNPANGDHINIYVSGSNLKVNDNSAVSTFQLTKVKSLVVNLRAGDDNLTIDPNVTLPSTIDSGTATSFAGDVIQGGSGPDLIYLRSYYGLAKGGAGNDTLQNLGGINILSGDGGDDVLINKAVGTTESKFAGGSGTDTIDYSTATYNMILRNGQVGEYFLSNGAPVINGPGLPDAVETMENFYSGSGNDYIYGTSGNNIIRAGAGKDQVRAGAGNDTINGGTGEDALFGEDGNDTFYSKDSTKDFLSGGIGTDKANKDAIDVINSVEASF; encoded by the coding sequence ATGTTGCTCGAATCTCTCGAATCGCGTCGTCTCATGTCCGTGTCGCTCAGTGCTGCGGGCGTGCTCACGGTCACCGGTAAGAACGATCCAAATCCGGCGAATGGGGACCACATCAACATCTACGTCTCGGGCTCGAACCTGAAGGTGAACGACAACAGCGCTGTGTCGACCTTCCAACTCACCAAGGTCAAGAGCCTGGTGGTAAACCTGCGTGCCGGCGATGACAACCTCACGATCGACCCCAACGTTACGCTCCCCTCCACCATCGACTCCGGTACAGCGACCAGTTTCGCCGGCGATGTGATTCAAGGTGGCAGCGGCCCGGACCTGATCTACTTGCGCAGCTACTATGGCCTGGCCAAGGGCGGCGCAGGCAACGATACGCTGCAGAACCTGGGCGGCATCAACATCCTCTCCGGCGATGGCGGCGACGACGTTCTCATTAACAAGGCCGTTGGTACGACTGAAAGCAAGTTCGCCGGCGGCTCCGGTACCGATACCATCGACTACTCCACGGCAACCTACAACATGATCCTGCGCAACGGCCAGGTCGGTGAGTACTTCCTGAGCAATGGCGCGCCGGTGATCAACGGTCCCGGCTTGCCAGACGCGGTCGAGACGATGGAGAACTTCTACTCCGGCTCGGGCAACGATTACATCTACGGCACTTCCGGCAACAACATCATCCGCGCCGGCGCCGGCAAGGACCAGGTCCGCGCGGGTGCCGGCAACGACACCATCAACGGCGGAACCGGCGAAGACGCCCTCTTCGGCGAAGACGGCAACGACACGTTCTACTCCAAGGACAGCACCAAGGACTTCCTGTCCGGCGGCATCGGCACCGACAAGGCCAACAAGGACGCGATCGACGTGATCAACAGCGTGGAAGCGAGTTTCTAA